A part of Microtus ochrogaster isolate Prairie Vole_2 unplaced genomic scaffold, MicOch1.0 UNK102, whole genome shotgun sequence genomic DNA contains:
- the N4bp2l1 gene encoding NEDD4-binding protein 2-like 1 isoform X3, with protein MQRDFPRAMIFSTDDFFFREDGAYEFNPDFLEEAHEWNQKRARKAMQNGISPIIIDNTNLNAWEMKPYAVMALENNYEVIFREPDTRWKFNVQELARRNIHGVPREKIHRMKERYEHDVTFHSVLHAEKPSRANRNQDRNSAPPSGSGYWSTYTELPNRRAHGGFSNESFRRGGCHHGY; from the exons ATGCAGCGTGACTTTCCCAGGGCCATGATTTTCAGCACCGACGATTTTTTCTTCAGGGAAGATGGTGCCTATGAGTTCAACCCTGACTTCCTGGAGGAAGCTCATGAGTGGAACCAGAAGCGAG CAAGGAAAGCAATGCAGAATGGCATATCCCCCATTATTATTGATAACACCAACCTGAACGCCTGGGAAATGAAGCCCTATGCAGTCATG GCACTTGAGAATAACTATGAAGTTATATTCCGAGAACCCGACACTCGCTGGAAATTCAACGTTCAAGAGTTAGCCAG aagAAACATCCATGGAGTCCCAAGAGAAAAAATCCACCGAATGAAAGAACGGTATGAACATGATGTTACCTTTCACAGTGTCCTCCATGCAGAAAAGCCAAGCAGAGCGAACAGAAACCAGGACAGGAACAGCGCGCCTCCCAGTGGCTCTGGGTACTGGAGCACCTACACAGAGCTCCCCAACCGGAGGGCTCACGGCGGCTTCTCCAATGAGAGCTTCAGAAGGGGTGGCTGTCACCATGGATATTAG